One part of the Eubalaena glacialis isolate mEubGla1 chromosome 19, mEubGla1.1.hap2.+ XY, whole genome shotgun sequence genome encodes these proteins:
- the STARD3 gene encoding stAR-related lipid transfer protein 3 isoform X3, with amino-acid sequence MSKLSGEPARDLERSLPAVASLGSSLSHSQSLPSHFLPPPREKRRAISDVRRTFCLFVTFDLLFISLLWIIELNTNTGIQKNLEQEIIHYSFKTSFFDIFVLAFFRFSGLLLGYAVLRLRHWWVIAVTTLVSSAFLIVKVILSELLSKGAFGYLLPIVSFVLAWLETWFLDFKVLPQEAEEERWYLAAQAAVARGPLLFSGTLSEGQFYSPPESFAGSDNESDEEVVGKKGFSAQEREYILQGKEAVAVVDQILAQEENWKFEKNNAPLCPPPCHPSVPATGIWGHCVHHRGSLSWQDLHPEDLPALPRGAGVPGGDPAAREDGAVEQDGDSLPDPTASRRQHPHLLRCVFGGRGRCGLPQGLRERPTHRAAQRPIPVIGHRHHPLRQAPDTQICQRLEVPPEEEALVFLLPVPRPPPVPLLSNPSPASDLLPDT; translated from the exons ATGAGCAAGCTGTCCGGGGAGCCGGCCCGCGACCTGGAGCGCAGCCTGCCAGCCGTGGCCTCCCTCGGCTCGTCGCTGTCCCACAGCCAGAGCCTCCCCTCGCATTTCCTCCCGCCGCCTCGCGAGAAGCGCCGGGCCATCTCCGACGTCCGCCGCACCTTCTGCCTCTTTGTCACCTTCGACCTGCTTTTCATCTCCCTGCTCTGGATCATTGAGCTGAAT ACCAACACGGGCATCCAGAAGAACCTGGAGCAGGAGATCATCCACTACAGCTTTAAAACTTCCTTCTTTGACATCTTT GTCCTGGCCTTCTTCCGCTTCTCCGGACTGCTCCTGGGCTATGCTGTGCTGCGGCTCCGGCACTGGTGGGTGATTGCG GTCACCACGCTGGTGTCCAGTGCATTCCTCATTGTCAAGGTCATCCTCTCTGAG cTGCTCAGCAAAGGGGCCTTCGGCTACTTGCTCCCTATCGTCTCCTTCGTCCTCGCCTGGTTGGAGACCTGGTTCCTTGACTTCAAAGTCCTACCCCAGGAGGCTGAGGAGGAGCGAT GGTATCTTGCTGCCCAGGCTGCTGTCGCCCGAGGACCCTTGCTCTTCTCCGGCACCCTGTCCGAGGGCCAGTTCTATTCACCCCCAGAATCCTTTGCAG GGTCTGACAATGAATCAGATGAAGAAGTTGTTGGGAAGAAAGGCTTCTCTGCCCAG GAACGGGAGTACATCCTCCAGGGGAAGGAGGCTGTGGCGGTGGTGGACCAGATCTTGGCCCAGGAGGAGAACtggaagtttgagaagaataAT gctcccctctgcccacctccctgcCACCCTTCTGTCCCTGCCACAGGAATATGGGGACACTGTGTACACCATCGAGGTTCCCTTTCATGGCAAGACCTTCATCCTGAAG AccttcctgccctgccccgcGGAGCTGGTGTACCAGGAGGTGATCCTGCAGCCCGAGAGGATGGTGCTGTGGAACAAGACGGTGACAGCCTGCCAG ATCCTACAGCGAGTAGAAGACAACACCCTCATCTCCTACGATGTGTCTTCGGGGGCCGCGGGCGGTGTGGTCTCCCCCAG GGACTTCGTGAACGTCCGACGCATCGAGCGGCGCAGAGACCGATACCTGTCATCGGGCATCGCCACCACCCACTGCGCCAAGCCCCCGACACACAAATATGTCAG CGCTTGGAAGTA
- the STARD3 gene encoding stAR-related lipid transfer protein 3 isoform X7 has translation MSKLSGEPARDLERSLPAVASLGSSLSHSQSLPSHFLPPPREKRRAISDVRRTFCLFVTFDLLFISLLWIIELNTNTGIQKNLEQEIIHYSFKTSFFDIFVLAFFRFSGLLLGYAVLRLRHWSPRWCPVHSSLSRSSSLSCSAKGPSATCSLSSPSSSPGWRPGSLTSKSYPRRLRRSDGILLPRLLSPEDPCSSPAPCPRASSIHPQNPLQGLTMNQMKKLLGRKASLPRNGSTSSRGRRLWRWWTRSWPRRRTGSLRRIMLPSAHLPATLLSLPQEYGDTVYTIEVPFHGKTFILKTFLPCPAELVYQEVILQPERMVLWNKTVTACQILQRVEDNTLISYDVSSGAAGGVVSPRDFVNVRRIERRRDRYLSSGIATTHCAKPPTHKYVSAWKYLQRKRP, from the exons ATGAGCAAGCTGTCCGGGGAGCCGGCCCGCGACCTGGAGCGCAGCCTGCCAGCCGTGGCCTCCCTCGGCTCGTCGCTGTCCCACAGCCAGAGCCTCCCCTCGCATTTCCTCCCGCCGCCTCGCGAGAAGCGCCGGGCCATCTCCGACGTCCGCCGCACCTTCTGCCTCTTTGTCACCTTCGACCTGCTTTTCATCTCCCTGCTCTGGATCATTGAGCTGAAT ACCAACACGGGCATCCAGAAGAACCTGGAGCAGGAGATCATCCACTACAGCTTTAAAACTTCCTTCTTTGACATCTTT GTCCTGGCCTTCTTCCGCTTCTCCGGACTGCTCCTGGGCTATGCTGTGCTGCGGCTCCGGCACTG GTCACCACGCTGGTGTCCAGTGCATTCCTCATTGTCAAGGTCATCCTCTCTGAG cTGCTCAGCAAAGGGGCCTTCGGCTACTTGCTCCCTATCGTCTCCTTCGTCCTCGCCTGGTTGGAGACCTGGTTCCTTGACTTCAAAGTCCTACCCCAGGAGGCTGAGGAGGAGCGAT GGTATCTTGCTGCCCAGGCTGCTGTCGCCCGAGGACCCTTGCTCTTCTCCGGCACCCTGTCCGAGGGCCAGTTCTATTCACCCCCAGAATCCTTTGCAG GGTCTGACAATGAATCAGATGAAGAAGTTGTTGGGAAGAAAGGCTTCTCTGCCCAG GAACGGGAGTACATCCTCCAGGGGAAGGAGGCTGTGGCGGTGGTGGACCAGATCTTGGCCCAGGAGGAGAACtggaagtttgagaagaataAT gctcccctctgcccacctccctgcCACCCTTCTGTCCCTGCCACAGGAATATGGGGACACTGTGTACACCATCGAGGTTCCCTTTCATGGCAAGACCTTCATCCTGAAG AccttcctgccctgccccgcGGAGCTGGTGTACCAGGAGGTGATCCTGCAGCCCGAGAGGATGGTGCTGTGGAACAAGACGGTGACAGCCTGCCAG ATCCTACAGCGAGTAGAAGACAACACCCTCATCTCCTACGATGTGTCTTCGGGGGCCGCGGGCGGTGTGGTCTCCCCCAG GGACTTCGTGAACGTCCGACGCATCGAGCGGCGCAGAGACCGATACCTGTCATCGGGCATCGCCACCACCCACTGCGCCAAGCCCCCGACACACAAATATGTCAG CGCTTGGAAGTA
- the STARD3 gene encoding stAR-related lipid transfer protein 3 isoform X6, giving the protein MSKLSGEPARDLERSLPAVASLGSSLSHSQSLPSHFLPPPREKRRAISDVRRTFCLFVTFDLLFISLLWIIELNTNTGIQKNLEQEIIHYSFKTSFFDIFVLAFFRFSGLLLGYAVLRLRHWWVIAVTTLVSSAFLIVKVILSELLSKGAFGYLLPIVSFVLAWLETWFLDFKVLPQEAEEERWYLAAQAAVARGPLLFSGTLSEGQFYSPPESFAGSDNESDEEVVGKKGFSAQEREYILQGKEAVAVVDQILAQEENWKFEKNNAPLCPPPCHPSVPATGIWGHCVHHRGSLSWQDLHPEDLPALPRGAGVPGGDPAAREDGAVEQDGDSLPDPTASRRQHPHLLRCVFGGRGRCGLPQGLRERPTHRAAQRPIPVIGHRHHPLRQAPDTQICQLRPDAS; this is encoded by the exons ATGAGCAAGCTGTCCGGGGAGCCGGCCCGCGACCTGGAGCGCAGCCTGCCAGCCGTGGCCTCCCTCGGCTCGTCGCTGTCCCACAGCCAGAGCCTCCCCTCGCATTTCCTCCCGCCGCCTCGCGAGAAGCGCCGGGCCATCTCCGACGTCCGCCGCACCTTCTGCCTCTTTGTCACCTTCGACCTGCTTTTCATCTCCCTGCTCTGGATCATTGAGCTGAAT ACCAACACGGGCATCCAGAAGAACCTGGAGCAGGAGATCATCCACTACAGCTTTAAAACTTCCTTCTTTGACATCTTT GTCCTGGCCTTCTTCCGCTTCTCCGGACTGCTCCTGGGCTATGCTGTGCTGCGGCTCCGGCACTGGTGGGTGATTGCG GTCACCACGCTGGTGTCCAGTGCATTCCTCATTGTCAAGGTCATCCTCTCTGAG cTGCTCAGCAAAGGGGCCTTCGGCTACTTGCTCCCTATCGTCTCCTTCGTCCTCGCCTGGTTGGAGACCTGGTTCCTTGACTTCAAAGTCCTACCCCAGGAGGCTGAGGAGGAGCGAT GGTATCTTGCTGCCCAGGCTGCTGTCGCCCGAGGACCCTTGCTCTTCTCCGGCACCCTGTCCGAGGGCCAGTTCTATTCACCCCCAGAATCCTTTGCAG GGTCTGACAATGAATCAGATGAAGAAGTTGTTGGGAAGAAAGGCTTCTCTGCCCAG GAACGGGAGTACATCCTCCAGGGGAAGGAGGCTGTGGCGGTGGTGGACCAGATCTTGGCCCAGGAGGAGAACtggaagtttgagaagaataAT gctcccctctgcccacctccctgcCACCCTTCTGTCCCTGCCACAGGAATATGGGGACACTGTGTACACCATCGAGGTTCCCTTTCATGGCAAGACCTTCATCCTGAAG AccttcctgccctgccccgcGGAGCTGGTGTACCAGGAGGTGATCCTGCAGCCCGAGAGGATGGTGCTGTGGAACAAGACGGTGACAGCCTGCCAG ATCCTACAGCGAGTAGAAGACAACACCCTCATCTCCTACGATGTGTCTTCGGGGGCCGCGGGCGGTGTGGTCTCCCCCAG GGACTTCGTGAACGTCCGACGCATCGAGCGGCGCAGAGACCGATACCTGTCATCGGGCATCGCCACCACCCACTGCGCCAAGCCCCCGACACACAAATATGTCAG
- the STARD3 gene encoding stAR-related lipid transfer protein 3 isoform X5: MSKLSGEPARDLERSLPAVASLGSSLSHSQSLPSHFLPPPREKRRAISDVRRTFCLFVTFDLLFISLLWIIELNTNTGIQKNLEQEIIHYSFKTSFFDIFVLAFFRFSGLLLGYAVLRLRHWWVIAVTTLVSSAFLIVKVILSELLSKGAFGYLLPIVSFVLAWLETWFLDFKVLPQEAEEERWYLAAQAAVARGPLLFSGTLSEGQFYSPPESFAGSDNESDEEVVGKKGFSAQEREYILQGKEAVAVVDQILAQEENWKFEKNNAPLCPPPCHPSVPATGIWGHCVHHRGSLSWQDLHPEDLPALPRGAGVPGGDPAAREDGAVEQDGDSLPDPTASRRQHPHLLRCVFGGRGRCGLPQGLRERPTHRAAQRPIPVIGHRHHPLRQAPDTQICQGREWSWGLHRAQVSQ; the protein is encoded by the exons ATGAGCAAGCTGTCCGGGGAGCCGGCCCGCGACCTGGAGCGCAGCCTGCCAGCCGTGGCCTCCCTCGGCTCGTCGCTGTCCCACAGCCAGAGCCTCCCCTCGCATTTCCTCCCGCCGCCTCGCGAGAAGCGCCGGGCCATCTCCGACGTCCGCCGCACCTTCTGCCTCTTTGTCACCTTCGACCTGCTTTTCATCTCCCTGCTCTGGATCATTGAGCTGAAT ACCAACACGGGCATCCAGAAGAACCTGGAGCAGGAGATCATCCACTACAGCTTTAAAACTTCCTTCTTTGACATCTTT GTCCTGGCCTTCTTCCGCTTCTCCGGACTGCTCCTGGGCTATGCTGTGCTGCGGCTCCGGCACTGGTGGGTGATTGCG GTCACCACGCTGGTGTCCAGTGCATTCCTCATTGTCAAGGTCATCCTCTCTGAG cTGCTCAGCAAAGGGGCCTTCGGCTACTTGCTCCCTATCGTCTCCTTCGTCCTCGCCTGGTTGGAGACCTGGTTCCTTGACTTCAAAGTCCTACCCCAGGAGGCTGAGGAGGAGCGAT GGTATCTTGCTGCCCAGGCTGCTGTCGCCCGAGGACCCTTGCTCTTCTCCGGCACCCTGTCCGAGGGCCAGTTCTATTCACCCCCAGAATCCTTTGCAG GGTCTGACAATGAATCAGATGAAGAAGTTGTTGGGAAGAAAGGCTTCTCTGCCCAG GAACGGGAGTACATCCTCCAGGGGAAGGAGGCTGTGGCGGTGGTGGACCAGATCTTGGCCCAGGAGGAGAACtggaagtttgagaagaataAT gctcccctctgcccacctccctgcCACCCTTCTGTCCCTGCCACAGGAATATGGGGACACTGTGTACACCATCGAGGTTCCCTTTCATGGCAAGACCTTCATCCTGAAG AccttcctgccctgccccgcGGAGCTGGTGTACCAGGAGGTGATCCTGCAGCCCGAGAGGATGGTGCTGTGGAACAAGACGGTGACAGCCTGCCAG ATCCTACAGCGAGTAGAAGACAACACCCTCATCTCCTACGATGTGTCTTCGGGGGCCGCGGGCGGTGTGGTCTCCCCCAG GGACTTCGTGAACGTCCGACGCATCGAGCGGCGCAGAGACCGATACCTGTCATCGGGCATCGCCACCACCCACTGCGCCAAGCCCCCGACACACAAATATGTCAG
- the STARD3 gene encoding stAR-related lipid transfer protein 3 isoform X4 yields MSKLSGEPARDLERSLPAVASLGSSLSHSQSLPSHFLPPPREKRRAISDVRRTFCLFVTFDLLFISLLWIIELNTNTGIQKNLEQEIIHYSFKTSFFDIFVLAFFRFSGLLLGYAVLRLRHWSPRWCPVHSSLSRSSSLSCSAKGPSATCSLSSPSSSPGWRPGSLTSKSYPRRLRRSDGILLPRLLSPEDPCSSPAPCPRASSIHPQNPLQGLTMNQMKKLLGRKASLPRNGSTSSRGRRLWRWWTRSWPRRRTGSLRRIMLPSAHLPATLLSLPQEYGDTVYTIEVPFHGKTFILKTFLPCPAELVYQEVILQPERMVLWNKTVTACQILQRVEDNTLISYDVSSGAAGGVVSPRDFVNVRRIERRRDRYLSSGIATTHCAKPPTHKYVSSGPTPPEKAPPPGAQWHCTAPRAGPW; encoded by the exons ATGAGCAAGCTGTCCGGGGAGCCGGCCCGCGACCTGGAGCGCAGCCTGCCAGCCGTGGCCTCCCTCGGCTCGTCGCTGTCCCACAGCCAGAGCCTCCCCTCGCATTTCCTCCCGCCGCCTCGCGAGAAGCGCCGGGCCATCTCCGACGTCCGCCGCACCTTCTGCCTCTTTGTCACCTTCGACCTGCTTTTCATCTCCCTGCTCTGGATCATTGAGCTGAAT ACCAACACGGGCATCCAGAAGAACCTGGAGCAGGAGATCATCCACTACAGCTTTAAAACTTCCTTCTTTGACATCTTT GTCCTGGCCTTCTTCCGCTTCTCCGGACTGCTCCTGGGCTATGCTGTGCTGCGGCTCCGGCACTG GTCACCACGCTGGTGTCCAGTGCATTCCTCATTGTCAAGGTCATCCTCTCTGAG cTGCTCAGCAAAGGGGCCTTCGGCTACTTGCTCCCTATCGTCTCCTTCGTCCTCGCCTGGTTGGAGACCTGGTTCCTTGACTTCAAAGTCCTACCCCAGGAGGCTGAGGAGGAGCGAT GGTATCTTGCTGCCCAGGCTGCTGTCGCCCGAGGACCCTTGCTCTTCTCCGGCACCCTGTCCGAGGGCCAGTTCTATTCACCCCCAGAATCCTTTGCAG GGTCTGACAATGAATCAGATGAAGAAGTTGTTGGGAAGAAAGGCTTCTCTGCCCAG GAACGGGAGTACATCCTCCAGGGGAAGGAGGCTGTGGCGGTGGTGGACCAGATCTTGGCCCAGGAGGAGAACtggaagtttgagaagaataAT gctcccctctgcccacctccctgcCACCCTTCTGTCCCTGCCACAGGAATATGGGGACACTGTGTACACCATCGAGGTTCCCTTTCATGGCAAGACCTTCATCCTGAAG AccttcctgccctgccccgcGGAGCTGGTGTACCAGGAGGTGATCCTGCAGCCCGAGAGGATGGTGCTGTGGAACAAGACGGTGACAGCCTGCCAG ATCCTACAGCGAGTAGAAGACAACACCCTCATCTCCTACGATGTGTCTTCGGGGGCCGCGGGCGGTGTGGTCTCCCCCAG GGACTTCGTGAACGTCCGACGCATCGAGCGGCGCAGAGACCGATACCTGTCATCGGGCATCGCCACCACCCACTGCGCCAAGCCCCCGACACACAAATATGTCAG